CGCCGCTTCACTCGGTAGTAGTTGTCTACCACAAATAGTGGGCGGCAAACGAGCTGCGACCGGAGCATCGCCTGCGGTGCCGGGCGAGCGGCTGCCGAGCCGGTTCGCTCAGTTGTCCGACATTTCGTCGACCTCGAGCCGGTACCCGGGCACCAGCCGGGCATGCCCGGGCGTGAATTCGACCCACACCGAGCCGGGCCGGAGATCAGGAGTGCAGTCCACGACGATCCCGGTCCGTCCGTCGAACTGACCGCTGTGCACGCGAACGTGCGTTCCGGCGGGGAATCCACCCACGCGAGCCGGCCCGGGGTCGCGGGTGCGATGAGCGAAAGTCATGTCGCCCTCCTCTCCGGAAGGAAGCTGCCGGTCTGCTGTCGGCTCTTCGATGGTGCCGCTCGCCGGGTCGACGCGGTCAGGGCCGAAAGCCAAGAGCCGCAGGGCCGATGCGCCCGTCCGCTCAAGCCGTTCGACCTCGCGGACAGTCCGGCCACGGTTGTGCCCCGGGTACCCGGCCGAAGCCGGGTACCCGGGGCACCGGCGGCGCTCAGTCCTTCCGCTCGGGGCGGACCACGAGCACGGGGCAGTCGGCGTGCTCGACCAGCGCCCGGCTGGTCGAGCCGAGCAGCATCCCGGTGAACCCGCCGCGACCGTGGCTGCCGACGACGACCAGCTGGGCTGCGCGGCTCGCCTCGAGCAACGCGTGACGCGGGCGGTCCCGGACCAGCTCCGGGCGGATCTCCACGTCGGGGAACTTCTCCTGCCACCCCGCCAACCGCTGCGAGAACAGCCGGTTTTCTTCCTCCTCGAGCGTCTCGGACGGGGTCAGGATCCGGGCGCTGCCGTAGGTCTCGGCGTAGCTGGCGTCGATCCAGGCGTGGACCGCGACCAGCGGCACGCCGCGCAGCGAGGCCTCCTCGAACGCGATGGCCAGCGCCTGCTCACTGTTCGGGCTCCCGTCGACACCCACGACGACCGGTCCCGCCTCGGGGACCTCCGCGGCCCCGGCCCGGCCGCGGACCACCGCGACCGGGCAGTGCGCGTGGGTCGCGACCGTGGCCGCGGTACCGCCGAGCAGTGCTTCGGCGAATCCGCCGGTGCCGGTCCGGCCCACGACGAGCATCCGGGCGTGCCGGGACTCGTCGATCAGCGCCGGCACCGGCGAATCGGTGAGCGCCTCGGTGGTGATGACCAGGTTCGGGCCGATCGACGCGGCCAGGGCGCGGGCATCGGCGAGGGCCCGTTCGCCGTCGGCCCAGACGGCTTCGAGCAGCACACCGGTGCCGACGCCGGAAAGACCGCCGCCGTAGTAATAACCGGCCACCTGGAGTCCGTGCACGATCCGCAGCTCCAGGTGCCGCGCGGAGGCGATCTTCGCGGCCCACGTGACGGCGGCGGCCGAACCCGCCGAGCCGTCCACGCCCACGGTGATCCTCGGGTCGATGGCGGTCATCGTGCCTGCTCCTCACCCGCGTACGCGGTGTCGGCGGCGACGACGCCGGGCACGGCCAGTGCCAGCAGCCGGGCGACGTGCCGGTCGGTGTCGTCGTCGAACTCGTCGGTGATGTGTGCGCAGCCGTCGCGGACGTCGACGTTCCAGCGGCCGCTGCCGCCGTAGATCTCCAAGCGCTGCTTGACGTCGCGGGCGATGTCGAGGTCGTCCCGCGCGAGCATCCGCACGAGGTCGCCCCGGGTCACGATGCCGACGACGGCCGACCGGACGACGATCGGCATCGCCCGGATCCGGGCCTGCACCAGCGTCTGGCACAGCTCGGCGACATCGGTGCCGGTGCCCATCGCGATGACCGGACTCGACATCAGGTCGCCGACCGTCTTGCCGGCGACGGCTTCGCGGGTGGAGCGCGGGCCGGCCGGCAGGCGACCGCGGATCAGGTCGGCCTCGGTGACGATGCCGGCCAGCCGGTCGTCGTCGTCCACCACCGGCAGTGCGGTGAAACCGTGCATCGACAGCAGCTCGGCCGCCTCCTTGGCGGACGTCCACGGGTGCACGGTGATCACCGGCGCGGTCATCAGGTCGCGTGCGCGCATCGGCTGGTCCTGCCTCTCCTGTCACGTCCCAACCTACGAAGGCGGCGGCCCGGAAACCGTTGGCGTCGGTCACCGGTTACGGGGCCTTACGTCCTCGCGTGCGGACGCCGGGTCACGCGGGCTTGCACGATGGGGACTCCGCGGCCGACGGTCTGCTGAACCAGGCACCGAAGGACACCCCGGACGAGGACCTTCGGCACCAGATGCGCCGGCGTCACCCGCCGAGACTGGCCGCAGCACACCTTGGAGGTTGTCATGTCCATCCGACCGGATGAGAAGAAGACCAGCACGACCCAGGTTCCGGTCCAGCGGACCACTGAACCGGCCCCGGTGCCCGACCTCGTCGCCGAGCCCACGGCCGCCGGGAAGACCCTGGCCGTCCTGCGGGTCGTCACCGGGTTCGTGTTCCTGTGGGCGTTCCTGGACAAGCTGTTCGGCCTGGGCTACGCGACCCCGTCGAAGGGCGCCTGGATCAGCGGCGGCTCGCCGACCAAGGGCTTCCTGAGCGGCGTGCACGTCGGCCCGTTCGAGTCGATGTTCCACTCCTGGGCGGGCACCTGGTGGGCCGACTGGCTGTTCATGCTCGGCCTGGGCGCCATCGGCATCGCCGTGATCGCCGGAGTCGGGCTGCGGCTGAGCGCCGCCGCCGGCTCGCTGATGATGCTCATGATGTGGGCCGCCGAATGGCCGTTCGCGCAGAGCATGAGCACCGGCGAAGCGACGCACTCCACCAACCCGATCATCGACTACCACATCATCTACGCCCTGATCCTCATCGTGCTCGCCGCCGCGTCGGCCGGGCACACCTGGGGACTCGGCCGCCGCTGGGCCGACCTCGTCGGCGACCGCAAGTGGCTGCGCTGACAGCGATCCGCTCCACGGGCGCCCGCCGGCCGGCGGGCGCCCTTCCCTTGTCCCGGGAGACCGTTCACGGCGTCCCGGCCACCACGGCCGCACGGCGTTGCCGACCGCTTCGACCTGCTCGTCCGGCTGGGTCGGCACGGTGCCGATCGGGCCGGGGGTCCGGTCCGTCTCCCCGGACACGGTGCCCGCCCCCTCCGCATCGCTCGGATCGGGCGCACCGCTGGTGACCTTGTGCCCTTTCCGGGACCCGGTGACCCCAGGGATCCTCGCAACGAACCTTTCGATCCACAGTGTGCCGCGCCGCGGCGCGAGGGGAACCATGACGTCAGCCATCACACCGATCGGCCTGCTGGACTCCGACCAGGTGAGGTCCGTGATCGGTGCCGCCACGCTGGCCCCGTCGACGCACAACACGCAGCCCTGGCGGTTCCGGTGCACCCCCGTGGGCCTCGAGCTGCACGCCGATCCGGACCGCGCGCTCCCGGTCGTCGACGCCGACCAGCGGGAGCTGCTGCTCTCCTGCGGGGCGGCGCTGTTCAACCTCCGCACCGCGGTCCACGCGCTGGGCGCCCATCCGGCCACGACCCTGCTTCCCCGCCGTGACGTGCCGAACCTGCTGGCCGTCGTCCGGCCGTTCGCCGTCCGCAGTCCCGATCCCCGCCTGGTCGAGCTGGCCCACGCGATCCCGCGCCGCCACACGAACCGCACCCCGTTCCAGAAGGCCGTCGTCCCCGCGTCCGTGGTCACCCAGCTGCGCCACGCCGCCGAGGTCGAGCAGGCGTGGCTGCCCCGGCTGGACGCGGTCCAGCTGGAACGACTGCGTGAACTGGTCAACAAGAGCCACCACGCCCAGCTGGCCGATCCGGCGTTCGTCGCCGAGTGGCGGTACTGGACCGGCCGCGGCCGGGACAGCCGCGACGGCGTCCCCGACTACGCGGCCGGAGCGATGCCCGCCGACGACGGCGGCTGGATCCTCCGCGACTTCGGGACCCGGACCTCTGCCCGGCGCGGCCGCATCGACGAATCCGACCCGCTGGTCGTGGTCATCGGCTCCTTCGGCGACACCCGGCTCGACCAGCTCCGGGCGGGTCAGGCCATGCAGCGCGTCCTGCTGACCGCCACCGCCGCCGGGCTCGACGCGTCGTTCATCTCCCAGCCGGTCGAGGTCCCGAGCGTCCGAGACGAGCTGCGCGAGCTGCTCGGCGGCGGACTGTGGCCGCAGATCGTCCTGCGGCTGGGCCGGGGCCGGCCGGTGGCGTGGACACCTCGGCGGTCACTGGCCGATGTCCTGCTGGAGCCCGACCGGCACGGCGCCTAGTGTCGTGCGTCTGAGGTTCGTTGACAGCGGCCCGGCCCTGCGCGCCAAAGTGGCATCGGGTGCATCGGACCCGCATCTGCCGAGAGTCGCGGCGGCTGGTCCGGCGACATGAATGAGTCATTCATGTCGCCGGACGAGGTGAATGGGTCATTCACGGCATCGCGGCCGGGACTGCACGGACCGGGCTCTCATGACGCAGGCTCCCGCCGCCCCGAACGTCAAACACCTTGCCACGCGCGACACTAGTTTCCCCGGCAATCAGGGCGGTACTCACGCACGGTGGTGCTGGTGCAGCGAACGCCGGGCCACGGTCGTGGTGAACCCGAGGGCGGCCGCGGCGACCAGGGCCAGTGCGGCGAGGCCGAGGGCGTACGAGCCCAATTCGCCGTAGAGCGCACCCATCACCAGTGGTGGGACGAAGCCGCCCAGGCCGCCCGCGGCGCCGACGATGCCGGTGACCGAGCCGACCTTGTTCGCCGGGGCCAGCAGCGCGACGAGCGCGAACACCGCGCCGCTCCCGGCGCCGAGCGCCGCCGCCATGGCCAGGAACGCGACCGTGCCCAGGGGCATCAGGCCGGGGGTGAACGCCTGCACGACGGCGCCGGCGGTGACCACCCCGAAGACGCCGCCCAGCACCCGCACCGGTCCGAAGCGGTCCGACAGCCAGCCGCCGACCGGGCGCATCACCACGGCGAAGAGCACGAAGCCGGCCATGCGGTTGGCCGCGTCGGCCTGGGCGAGCCCGTAGCCGCTCTTGAGGTAGGCGGGCAGGTAGACCGAGAACGCGACGTAGCCGCCGAACGCGATCGCGTAGAGCGCCGACGCCTGCCACGTCACCGGGAGCCGGAGGGTGTCCCGCAGGCGACGCGCCAGCGGCTCGGTCGGCACCGTGCGACCGGGGGCGTCCCGCAGCACCACGGCCGCGAGGATCGCGTACAGCGCCAAGACCGCTCCGGTGAGGACGAACGGGGTCGCGATCGTGCCCGCCTTCACCAGCGGCACGGTGGTCAGCGCGCTGATCGCGGTGCCGCCCATGCCGGCACCGAAGATCCCGATCGCCAGGCCGCGCCGCTCGGGCGGGAACCAGGCGTTGACGAACGGGACGCCGACCGCGAACGACGTGCCGCCGAGGCCGAGGAAGAAACCCCCGACCAGGAGTGCGGTCAGGGAGGAATGACCGGCGAAGCCCAGGAACACCACGGGCAGGATGGTCAGCGCCGAGATCACGGGGAACATCACCCGCCCGCCGAACCGGTCGGTCAGCGCACCGACCGGGATGCGTCCCAGTGAGCCGACCACGACGGGCACGGCGACGAGGAGCGCCTGCTGGAACGCCGTCAGCTTCAGGGAGTCCTTGAACAGCGGGCCGAGCGGGCTCAGCAGGGCCCAGGCCCAGAAGTTGACCGCGAACCCGGCGGTGGCCAGGCTCAGCATCAGCGCCCGCCGCCCGGTGGTGACCGGGTGGTCCTGTGTCGAAGTCATCGCGTCTCATTCGTCGTGCCGCACGGCCCACCGGACGGCGAGCCGACCCAGCTTCGGTCACGCACCGAGGTCGCGGACAGAGCCGAAGTCCTCCCGGCGGGGGACCAAGGTCCATTCCGGACCGGAACGCCGGGAATGCCGGGAATGCCACAGTGGCAAAGGAAACCGGGCCCCACCGCGGTCCGCGTGCTCACGTGCCGCGGCCCGCGGCCCGCGCGGCGACGTCCGCGTCGCCGCAGAACCCGGTGAGCCGGCGCTTCAAGCACAACAGACCCAGCAGGACGCCGTCGTCGTCGACCACGGCGAGACGCCGCTGTCCCCTGCTCAGCATGAGCCGGCGCGCGTCCGTGGCGGACACGTCCGCGGGAATCGTCCGGCCGGCCATGTGCGAGTGGGCCAGGGCCGGGCCGCCGGCCGCCTCGGCCAGGTCGTCGCGCACCAGGGTGCCCAGCAGGCGCCCGGATTCGACGAGCAGGAGCAGCTGGACGTGGTCGTCGGCGAAGCAGCCCCGGGCTTGGGCGACGGAGGTGTCGACCGGCAGTGTCTTGGGCAGCCGCACCACCACGTCGCCGACGCTCGGCCCGGGCTCACGCACCGTTTCGCCCTTCGGCAACGGCTCGGTCGCGCACGACAGCGGGCGCGGGGGCCGGCGCGATCGGTGCTCCGCGGCGCGCGCGGTAGACCACGTACGGGCGCCACAGATACGCCAGCGGCGCCGACCACACGTGGACCAGGCGCGTGAACGGCCACAGCGCGAGGAACAGGAACCCGCCGATCGCGTGCAGCTGGTAGACCAGCGGCGCCTCGGTCATGAGGTGGCTTTGCGGGGACAACCAGAAGACGCTGCGGAACCAGACGGCGATCGTCTCGCGGTAGTCGTAGCCCTCGCCCAGCAGGTTCGTGCCGACCGTGGCGGTCATCCCGAGGAGCACCATCGCGGTCAGTGCCCCGTACAGCACCCTGTCCATCGTGGTCGTGGTGCGGCGGACGCGGCCCTTGACGAAGCGGCGGGCGATCAGCAGGGTCAGGCCGGCCACGAGCATGACGCCGGTGAGCGTGCCGCCCCACACCGCGGTGGCGTGGTAAAGACCCTCCGGGATGCCGAGCTTCGCCGTCAGCGACGCCGGGACCAGCAGGCCCATGGCGTGGCCGCCGATGACGCCGAAGGCGCCGAGGTGGAACAGCGGCGAGCCCCAGCGCAGGATGCGGCTCTCCAGCAGCTGGCTGGTGTGGGTGGTCCAGCCGAACTGGTCACGGCGCCACCGCCACACGTGACCGCCCACGAACACCGCCAGGCAGGCGTAGGGGACGACGATCCAGACGAACGTGCTCACGGGGCACTCTCCAGGGACGGGCACGAGCCGGGACTGAGGTCGGGGCCGAAGCCGATGGCGTCGGCATCGGTGCCGTAGGGCGCGAGACCGACCGACTCCACGGGCGGGCCGTCCACCGCGAGCGCCCGGACCGCGTCGCGGTCGGCCTCGGTCAGCGGCGGCAGCGCGGCGACGACGGCGTCGAGCAGGTGGCGGTAGGGCGATCCCGTTTCCGCCAGCGCGAAGCGCAGCAGTTCCAGGCCGCGGCGGTGCTGACGCAGCGGCGCTTCGCCGTCACCCGGTCCCGCGACGGCGGCGAACTCCAGCACCACCGGCAACAGGTCGGGCAGTTCACCGTCGGCCAGGCGCAGGCCGTGGACGCGGTAGCGCTGCTTGAGGGTGAGCAGCGCGATGCCGCGCTTGCGGGTGTCGCCGTGCAGGTAGTACGTGAGGTACAGCCCGCAGCGACGGCGCAGGTCGAACGTGCGCACGTAGTGGGCTTCGACGTCCACGGAATCGGTGCTGAGGAACCAGTCGAGGAACGCCGTGAGCTGCTCGCGCACCTCGGGGTCGGC
This genomic window from Amycolatopsis mongoliensis contains:
- a CDS encoding KOW domain-containing RNA-binding protein, encoding MTFAHRTRDPGPARVGGFPAGTHVRVHSGQFDGRTGIVVDCTPDLRPGSVWVEFTPGHARLVPGYRLEVDEMSDN
- a CDS encoding universal stress protein translates to MTAIDPRITVGVDGSAGSAAAVTWAAKIASARHLELRIVHGLQVAGYYYGGGLSGVGTGVLLEAVWADGERALADARALAASIGPNLVITTEALTDSPVPALIDESRHARMLVVGRTGTGGFAEALLGGTAATVATHAHCPVAVVRGRAGAAEVPEAGPVVVGVDGSPNSEQALAIAFEEASLRGVPLVAVHAWIDASYAETYGSARILTPSETLEEEENRLFSQRLAGWQEKFPDVEIRPELVRDRPRHALLEASRAAQLVVVGSHGRGGFTGMLLGSTSRALVEHADCPVLVVRPERKD
- a CDS encoding CBS domain-containing protein, whose translation is MRARDLMTAPVITVHPWTSAKEAAELLSMHGFTALPVVDDDDRLAGIVTEADLIRGRLPAGPRSTREAVAGKTVGDLMSSPVIAMGTGTDVAELCQTLVQARIRAMPIVVRSAVVGIVTRGDLVRMLARDDLDIARDVKQRLEIYGGSGRWNVDVRDGCAHITDEFDDDTDRHVARLLALAVPGVVAADTAYAGEEQAR
- a CDS encoding DoxX family protein, coding for MSIRPDEKKTSTTQVPVQRTTEPAPVPDLVAEPTAAGKTLAVLRVVTGFVFLWAFLDKLFGLGYATPSKGAWISGGSPTKGFLSGVHVGPFESMFHSWAGTWWADWLFMLGLGAIGIAVIAGVGLRLSAAAGSLMMLMMWAAEWPFAQSMSTGEATHSTNPIIDYHIIYALILIVLAAASAGHTWGLGRRWADLVGDRKWLR
- a CDS encoding Acg family FMN-binding oxidoreductase — its product is MTSAITPIGLLDSDQVRSVIGAATLAPSTHNTQPWRFRCTPVGLELHADPDRALPVVDADQRELLLSCGAALFNLRTAVHALGAHPATTLLPRRDVPNLLAVVRPFAVRSPDPRLVELAHAIPRRHTNRTPFQKAVVPASVVTQLRHAAEVEQAWLPRLDAVQLERLRELVNKSHHAQLADPAFVAEWRYWTGRGRDSRDGVPDYAAGAMPADDGGWILRDFGTRTSARRGRIDESDPLVVVIGSFGDTRLDQLRAGQAMQRVLLTATAAGLDASFISQPVEVPSVRDELRELLGGGLWPQIVLRLGRGRPVAWTPRRSLADVLLEPDRHGA
- a CDS encoding MFS transporter, with amino-acid sequence MTSTQDHPVTTGRRALMLSLATAGFAVNFWAWALLSPLGPLFKDSLKLTAFQQALLVAVPVVVGSLGRIPVGALTDRFGGRVMFPVISALTILPVVFLGFAGHSSLTALLVGGFFLGLGGTSFAVGVPFVNAWFPPERRGLAIGIFGAGMGGTAISALTTVPLVKAGTIATPFVLTGAVLALYAILAAVVLRDAPGRTVPTEPLARRLRDTLRLPVTWQASALYAIAFGGYVAFSVYLPAYLKSGYGLAQADAANRMAGFVLFAVVMRPVGGWLSDRFGPVRVLGGVFGVVTAGAVVQAFTPGLMPLGTVAFLAMAAALGAGSGAVFALVALLAPANKVGSVTGIVGAAGGLGGFVPPLVMGALYGELGSYALGLAALALVAAAALGFTTTVARRSLHQHHRA
- a CDS encoding CBS domain-containing protein; the protein is MREPGPSVGDVVVRLPKTLPVDTSVAQARGCFADDHVQLLLLVESGRLLGTLVRDDLAEAAGGPALAHSHMAGRTIPADVSATDARRLMLSRGQRRLAVVDDDGVLLGLLCLKRRLTGFCGDADVAARAAGRGT
- the narI gene encoding respiratory nitrate reductase subunit gamma; translated protein: MSTFVWIVVPYACLAVFVGGHVWRWRRDQFGWTTHTSQLLESRILRWGSPLFHLGAFGVIGGHAMGLLVPASLTAKLGIPEGLYHATAVWGGTLTGVMLVAGLTLLIARRFVKGRVRRTTTTMDRVLYGALTAMVLLGMTATVGTNLLGEGYDYRETIAVWFRSVFWLSPQSHLMTEAPLVYQLHAIGGFLFLALWPFTRLVHVWSAPLAYLWRPYVVYRARRGAPIAPAPAPAVVRDRAVAEGRNGA
- the narJ gene encoding nitrate reductase molybdenum cofactor assembly chaperone — translated: MTVSPADRTRLFDLASVLLTYPDARLSGAEEELCAAVGDIADPEVREQLTAFLDWFLSTDSVDVEAHYVRTFDLRRRCGLYLTYYLHGDTRKRGIALLTLKQRYRVHGLRLADGELPDLLPVVLEFAAVAGPGDGEAPLRQHRRGLELLRFALAETGSPYRHLLDAVVAALPPLTEADRDAVRALAVDGPPVESVGLAPYGTDADAIGFGPDLSPGSCPSLESAP